The nucleotide sequence AACTACATGAACCAGGAACGCAGCGAACTGATCGAGGAGCCGGCCCTCAGCGTGATCGGCGCCTCCACCCAGGACTGGTTCTACGCTACCATCACGAACCGCGACCAGCTGGTCGGTTTCCTCCAGCGCATCCTTTACTGCGTGGTGCGCAAAGAGGACCTTACGCAGCTCGAACTCTCGTCCGCCAACCGCGCCAACAGCCTCGGGGAAAGCCTCGCCGCCTACGACGCCCGCTTCTACCGCGCCTGGCGCGCCCTGCCCGGAAGACACGAACTCAAGATGGACGCCGCGGCCGCCGACGCCCGCGACCAGTACTACGCCCAGGCCTATCACAAGATCAGCGCCTACAACTCCGACAACCTGATGAGCTACTTCACCCGGGTTTACGACGGCTACTTCTATAAATTCGCGCTTATCATCCACATGGCCAAATGCTGGCGCCAAGTGAACGAAGCCATCCGCCTCCACACCGAGGACGCCTGGTTCCGAAACACCCGGATCGAACTGGAAACCATCGTCGAAGCCGCCTACCTTTGCGACTTCTACATGGAACACATTTTCTCGATCCTGGACATCATGGACGAAAGGGACAGCCTGGCCACCGAACGCAAACTCGTGGACCTGCTGGTGAACCGCTTCGGCGGAAAAGCCACCCATTCAGAACTGATGAACGCCTCCCGCCAAAAAAAGCGCGACTTCAAGGACGCCACCGAATCGCTCATCGATCGCGGCGCCATCACGGTGGAAACCGGAGTGGCGGCCAATAACAAACCCACCCGGCTTTACCTGCTGGACCGGGATCTTCTGAGTTCCTGGAACAACAGGCCGGGTAAAAAGTAATCAAGAAAAGAGATACAGGGGGTGGCTCAGGCTACCCCCTTGTCTGTTTAGGCAGCTGATGTTCAACGGAGGGGGTCAAGCCCGCGGGGCGCGAGGTCGGGAGCTTACAGCTGCTCTCAAATGATCATAATTATCTCAGATTCTCAGGGCCCTGTAACTTGCCAACCCGCACTGCCAAAGGGTTTGGGGGTCAGATTCGCAAAATAACAGCACCCCCGCCCCCC is from Candidatus Cloacimonadota bacterium and encodes:
- a CDS encoding DUF3987 domain-containing protein gives rise to the protein MNQALLELFGKRPSVPLKLDSLPDFMREYLELVSQGTDCRPGILLTAWLPYLAANLGNRVYAEVGSLRIYPNIWACVIGPSSISRKTTALRYAGLTHKPYQDELSKSDPASYELLTLVLNGTTASKLLSLMHLNPCRLFVHNEFSGWLADMQQSYNKNYKQSLTEIYDGVTRNYMNQERSELIEEPALSVIGASTQDWFYATITNRDQLVGFLQRILYCVVRKEDLTQLELSSANRANSLGESLAAYDARFYRAWRALPGRHELKMDAAAADARDQYYAQAYHKISAYNSDNLMSYFTRVYDGYFYKFALIIHMAKCWRQVNEAIRLHTEDAWFRNTRIELETIVEAAYLCDFYMEHIFSILDIMDERDSLATERKLVDLLVNRFGGKATHSELMNASRQKKRDFKDATESLIDRGAITVETGVAANNKPTRLYLLDRDLLSSWNNRPGKK